In a single window of the Carassius gibelio isolate Cgi1373 ecotype wild population from Czech Republic chromosome A12, carGib1.2-hapl.c, whole genome shotgun sequence genome:
- the LOC128025455 gene encoding protein unc-13 homolog D: MVPVQDAASTQGENLLLPPKETNFERTGSSRLRQRQSSPARRMGMTRKVNRKDCNNSENTEESEKRHKENELKLLYKELLYTITHLLGKTHTKEQYSAKQLQDYIKEAFSITEDEHKTISEKVKSMQTPIYSLMVTVKQAKGILGKDISGFSDPYCLLSILSENKESRGGGSSNKPQKAVVRGSAKGHVLQTTIKKQTLNPVWDEAFKLEFEDISNASFHIEMWDKDEEVSLVKKFDEFRTNFHGLRRMIKDAKKEKGQDDFLGNIVLKLKELHCTEDTWYILEPRTETYPDRGQCHLQLKFIHKERDDTLSAGRSPYVNYCGILQQLVQDHVSKQQDSTPWKGELCGEGLALLEHYASQNDISPFLQDLAKWVAYSELYQSLEVDSTVLFQQLTSIEYHWDQQELPYLQKQELGESLNGFLQYGLCLVSKFRDIYPPTPKTTPQLQTLLRVLVQICKTRAFQKLSPAQFDLQAEVIDAVVNGTEEWFNSKKGLYQPVAKDPLESISALYRLIGEVQEDIRLSKDVWNKVFLSAVQLDVFSVVYRKLDSLLAEELQATLSKLENQMDQPLANGLFPVYLTLQAIHKDKAFLQKRGKLLQLTSFHEDFREALPFWLNKAFSTTVERVEKAVKVDQLQPLQTGGVPIKHSSSAVDIAACLHPVAQLWEQLSWPDPEEAFMLMVKLTEDVCKIASTYCKMLKTRVKELSVDADRERAIKMLCVVVNDMEHLHTVLISLPQQLRWAGLRERTRHVIGDSQFQNTLPSQLQRTQSTLNQEIRSAVETLGKKLNKDIETHVRNMTSRQRLPSRTTEDAVTPLMKYLEKELQYMNENLVQENFNSLLTPLWMNSVKILHQMSQQEDNNMVYFQRLLYALQCLEQCFHAEGNGLSLETLHTEEYKTLWANLTQNSLTCNQLIEKFFERKVREQKVFNGEKYGAVTLITSYKRSENKLHVEVLNAVNLIPLDSNGSSDPFVQLSLEPKHLFPQVEPRSTKIKNCDLNPLFEESFEFIITLEQCQSPGACLLVTVLDHDTLSSDDFEGEAFLSLKAVPGVGGRQPDPTPAQTRLPLMHPKPNSENILKLLEARKCEREAQAFVKLRRQREKKSQET; encoded by the exons ATGGTACCAGTCCAAGATGCGGCATCCACACAAGGGGAAAACCTACTCCTTCCTCCTAAAGAG ACCAACTTTGAGAGGACAGGGTCGAGTCGGCTCCGACAGAGGCAG TCCTCACCTGCACGGAGAATGGGCATGACCAGAAAAGTGAACAGAAAG GATTGCAACAACTCTGAGAACACAGAGGAGAGTGAAAAGAGACATAAAGAGAATGAG CTCAAACTGCTATACAAGGAGCTTCTGTACACAATCACTCATCTTTTAGGAAAAACTCACACAAAAGAGCAATACAGTGCCAAGCAGTTACAAGACTATATCAAAGAG GCATTTTCCATAACAGAAGATGAGCATAAAACCATAAGTGAAAAAGTCAAGAGCATGCAG ACTCCGATCTACAGCCTCATGGTTACAGTGAAACAAGCCAAAGGAATTCTGGGGAAGGACATTAGTG GATTCAGTGATCCGTACTGCCTGCTGTCGATCCTTAGTGAAAACAAGGAGTCTCGTGGTGGTGGATCATCCAATAAACCTCAGAAAGCAGTAGTTCGGGGTTCAGCTAAAGGACATGTGTTGCAGACAACCATAAAGAAACAGACACTCAACCCCGTCTGGGACGAGGCCTTCAAACT ggaatttgaagaCATCTCAAATGCCAGTTTCCACATTGAGATGTG GGACAAAGATGAAGAGGTGTCACTAGTGAAAAAATTTGATGAGTTTCGCACAAACTTCCATGGACTTAGGAG GATGATAAAAgatgctaaaaaagaaaaaggccAGGATGATTTCCTGGGGAATATTGTTCTGAAGCTGAAG GAGCTGCATTGCACAGAGGACACATGGTATATCCTGGAGCCCCGAACAGAGACATACCCAGACAGGGGACAGTGTCACCTTCAGCTTAAATTCATTCATAAAGAG AGAGATGACACCCTGAGTGCTGGACGGAGTCCTTATGTGAATTACTGTGGCATCCTGCAGCAGCTTGTTCAAGACCATGTCTCCAAACAACAG GACAGTACTCCGTGGAAGGGAGAGTTGTGCGGGGAGGGGTTAGCCCTGCTCGAGCACTACGCCAGCCAGAATGACATTTCACCTTTTCTCCAAGACTTGGC GAAGTGGGTGGCCTACAGCGAACTTTACCAAAGTCTGGAGGTGGACTCTACTGTGCTTTTCCAGCAGCTGACCAGTATAGAGTACCACTGGGATCAACAGGAACTCCCCTACCTACAG AAACAGGAGCTAGGTGAATCTCTAAATGGGTTTCTGCAGTATGGGCTCTGCTTAGTGTCTAAATTCAGGGACATCTATCCTCCAACCCCTAAAACAACACCACAGCTACAAACTCTGCTCAG GGTTCTTGTTCAGATTTGTAAGACCCGAGCATTTCAGAAGCTCAGTCCTGCTCAGTTTGACTTACAAGCTGAGGTCATTGATGCTGTTGTT AATGGCACAGAAGAGTGGTTTAACAGCAAAAAAGGTTTATATCAACCCGTGGCCAAG GATCCGTTGGAGTCCATCAGTGCTCTCTATCGGTTGATTGGAGAAGTACAAGAAGACATTAGACTCAGTAAAGATGTCTGGAATAAGGTGTTTCTCAG TGCTGTGCAGTTGGATGTTTTCAGTGTGGTTTACCGAAAACTGGACTCTCTG ctAGCTGAAGAGTTACAAGCTACCCTCTCTAAGTTGGAGAATCAAATGGATCAGCCACTGGCAAACGGTCTGTTTCCTGTGTATCTTACCTTGCAAGCCATCCACAAAGACAAAGCCTTCTTACAAAAAAG GGGGAAGTTACTGCAGCTCACAAGTTTCCATGAGGACTTCAGAGAGGCTCTTCCATTCTGGTTAAATAAAGCCTTTAGCACCACAGTGGAGAGGGTGGAAAAGGCTGTGAAAGTGGATCAG TTGCAGCCGCTGCAGACCGGAGGAGTTCCCATCAAGCACAGCTCTTCTGCAGTGGATATTGCAGCATGTTTGCATCCTGTTGCTCAGCTCTGGGAACAGTTGAGCTGGCCTGACCCAGAGGAGGCCTTCATGCTAATGGTCAAACTCACAGAG GATGTGTGCAAGATCGCATCAACGTACTGTAAGATGCTGAAGACTCGAGTGAAGGAGCTCTCTGTAGACGCAGATCGAGAAAGAGCTATAAAAATG CTGTGCGTGGTGGTGAACGATATGGAGCATCTGCACACTGTTTTGATAAGTCTACCACAGCAGCTACGCTGGGCGGGGCTTCGGGAGCGCACGCGACACGTGATTGGAGATTCTCAGTTCCAGAACACACTTCCATCACAGCTGCAACGCACACAGTCTACCCTGAACCAAGAGATCCGCTCTGCAGTTGAAACACTAGGGAAGAAG TTAAACAAAGACATTGAGACACATGTTCGCAACATGACTTCACGTCAAAGGCTTCCTTCCAGAACTACGGAGGAT GCCGTGACTCCTTTGATGAAATACCTTGAGAAAGAACTGCAGTATATGAATGAGAATTTGGTTCAGGAGAATTTTAATAG TCTTCTTACTCCGTTGTGGATGAACTCGGTTAAGATTCTGCATCAGATGTCTCAGCAGGAGGACAATAACATGGTTTACTTTCAGAGATTACTGTACGCTCTGCAG TGCTTAGAACAGTGTTTTCATGCTGAAGGGAATGGACTTTCTCTTGAAACACTACATACAGAGGAATATAAG ACTCTATGGGCAAACCTGACACAAAACTCTTTAACTTGTAATCAGCTGATAGAGAAGTTCTTTGAGAGAAAAGTGCGGGAACAG AAAGTGTTTAATGGAGAGAAATACGGAGCTGTCACTCTCATCACCTCGTACAAACGCTCGGAGAACAAGCTGCATGTAGAGGTTCTCAACGCCGTCAACCTTATTCCTCTCGACTCAAATG GTTCCAGTGACCCTTTCGTTCAGCTGTCTCTAGAACCAAAGCACTTGTTCCCTCAAGTAGAACCACGATCCACCAAAATCAAGAACTGCGATCTCAACCCATTGTTCGAAGAGTCCTTTGAATT